In Metopolophium dirhodum isolate CAU chromosome 9, ASM1992520v1, whole genome shotgun sequence, the genomic window ACgcaaaatatgcacaaaaaaattgtaaaatatgttaaatatgcaagataaaatgtattaaatatgcaaaaaaatgtactacgtatatacaaaaaaaattattttttatgtttggcTTAATGTTTTGGCTTGTATTCTGTGTTTGATGgattgtaattttttcaatctaaaaatatatatatagaataaaatttgtttgaaaaattatattaatttttttttaattcattaaacatATAGATTATTGTAACCGTCATACCTGTAAATGTATTGCATTGAATAACCAGaacttttttgatattttctatCTTAATCAAACGACGGTTGTCTGTAAGTACATTTTTGTAGCGCGAAAAACTTCTTTCAACATCCGATGAAGTTGCGTATTTAAAGTGAGCCAAGTCATTCCCATTTAAGTCTTCTGGTAGTCCTTCTATTGACGTTGATTCACCAGTTAAAatgcttgatattttttttaaatcattaaaaccacagttttttttcaaaacattttttaatttttctttgattGCAGTGCCTGCCTCGTCAATAATGTGCTCTAACTTATTTTCGACGGATTTCACTGTCACTATTGACTCATGTAACGggagtttttgtttttcaagttgtattattgttgtcggtaaaaaaccataatttatatgaatGAAAGTTAAGTTCATTTCCACAGAACGGTCACTTACAATGTCTTACACATACCTAGATCTTCACAGATCTTACAAAATAGAATAGTACCGTCtgttgaaaagaaaaaaaaatttcgccGAATTCTAAAACGAATTTTCTAGTTTGTGAAATTTtcggcatattataattttttaaaacacttagGTAGATTTTACAGAGCACGGACGAATTTATTACACGCGACAGTTCACACACGACTGACGTGAAAAATATACTTGCCCGTATAATTCAGTCATACACCTataaatacactattatatagaACAAATCGCTATTAGATTAACGATAACGTCGATAGCATAGACGTTAGtgtaataaagataaatacgcTCCGTTAATAGGTACGTCGCGACTGTTAATTtaatcgaaaataaaataataaaaccataattattagaaaaaaacatcaatttgttaagaaaatattaaacgagCATAAAAATCCATGAACATTGAGAAATATGCACTTTTTTCTAAAActgacaaaatatgcaaaaatatgcacttttaatttttttgtttaagctCGTCATTCTATAAAATGGATTTCTAGCTtgatctactataaattaaaggCATACAGAAAAATATGCAACTCCtacaacttccgagccctatattagtaatgacatattatacttaaatatgcggatcttaatatattgtgatttaaataattgtaatttcaCCAAACCTCCGTACATGCACGTTTAACTATCGCCTTCTAATTCATTACCATTTCTCTTATGTTTAGAGtagttatgatcatttttaataactatcattattgtatcatttacctggtaaattatataataatggtaaaaagtttattaaaaattataaagatttatacaatttattaatataaaatatatttgatgtacAACATCAACAAACAAACTTGTTCAATAATTGTATGAACTTTATTTAAGAGAGTGACAGGTATGGCCTCGGACTTTAATCGTAATTTCCTTAAACCAATCTAAAAAAATAGTCTTGATACacttatgaattaaaataacataacattgTGTATGTTTAAAGTTAAGTAAAAAAGAATAGGTACAAGGTACTAAAAGAAATAGCAAGTTattgttttgattaattttaaaaatggataAACTAACTACAAACATTTTCTATTCTAGTGGAACATACCGAAATTTGGTTGCTGCATTCCCCAGACACCCATGTGGAAACAATATCAGACGGTCTAAAATGTTTCTCACATACCCTGGAATGCCTGTTTAATGAAATCCCTATGGCTTTTTCCCAAATATCGTGGCAAATTTAGTTTTAGCACTGTCGCAGCAACCAGGAACACAACATTTATTCGACACCATGATTGtttaataaagttaaataaataatgcataGACAATTATAGACTAGGCAATATTTTTTCCATGGAGTAATACTTTATCTTTATGCTATTTTTACGCAAGGCAAATCATTATGATTCTAAATCAAAAATTGGTGggttaataaatacattaatacataatgtaaaaattattgataagtgAAAATGATATAGAATAGTTTACTGTTCATCCGCTGGAGCGTTAACTGTAATTCTCACAGTATGCAACAGCTGTTTCTGTATTGGAAACAATGGACTTAGGCTTGTATAGAGCGTTGCACAACATGTCTATCTTAAATCATGATTGAGgaccaaggtgtattgataaagTGTCGTCACTCTGGCCCCCTATACGTATACActattgattgaaaatattaccacaGTTCTATAGTCACCAGAGCGCGCTTCCTGTCATATGGAGGCCCGTGTATTCATACtgttaaatacaaaatgtcttaaaacttaagaattaaaatgaaatttttttttaaattgaagttatttacaaaaacattgaatcataattagtttattttaatcgaGTTGGCATAATAAATTGGAGcctataattatacattacatttgcattttaatcatttgcaatattttttatcgagtagacatcaattataaaatatgatgtaaatTTAGTCACTTCTTTGAAAATTTGGATCCttcttaaaatctttaaattaaattaaaactattatgattCTGTTCCTAATTAGTTCCTAATTATTTTCTAGTGCTcataaaaaactctaaaaacatatttaaaatattttgcatattttattatataattaggtatattatttatattataatattattcaatattagttatcttataaacttcaaactaattttgaaaaattgtttagttttttttggcGTTTTCTTGTTTTTCAAGTCCATTAAAGATTACCTgtaacgtaaaaaaataaaaaatgtttactttgttgatgaaaataatacaaaaatacttttttccacgattttttaaaaaattaaatcgtatttatacGCGATTACTGAGAATATTTATGTACAGCGAGCAGTGGCATAAGTAATATGAACCTTATAGGTTTCGATACATTTGcagtttcaattaaaatatttcacctgataaataatttgttgaatcTATTGAATGTTTAACGTAACGGGTTACTggcttatataatgtatatgtaaaaTGTAGTTTAACCAAAATTCAATTCAAAACGTGacagtaatttattgttacagatatacttttaaaattgattaagaATGGTTCGTATAACTAAGAAGtgtgtattacaaattaatattgattttaaatactgtaGACTACCCACACGGGTCTCTAAGTTGcatataaatcaattttcactgattttcaactttcaaaaCACGGCCAAACACGGTTTACGGCTTTACGCTCTATGACTGGTTTAAGACTAAATCAGCCGCAATCTGATTGTAAATTTTAGTActgttacgtgctgccccttcgGGGATCCAGAATGACgatgatttgaaataaaatggtaGTTACATTAAAACAGTAAatgaaatgttatttattagaacagaataatgtataatatcgtcgtttgtagtagtagtcgtcttgtatatggctagtggcgtgaagGCGCTTCTGTGTAgctggtccaggtacatctcATTATGCTGTGCTCCTGGCCCTTCTATATACGATGTTGGTTCCTTTGACAGAATCGGCACGTGGACAGGGTGTCCTTGAGGTGGATGTAGCCGTTCATaaagttgttattctcgcagTTAGTGAAACTGCTGGCTCATAATGGCAATTTTGTTGTTTTCCGCTCTTCTTGATTAGTTTGCCAAATATGGAATAtagtattgaattttttttttataggggCGCCCTAGGATAAGAAATAGTATAACATTACTAAGAATAAGTTGATAGAATAATtgttagaaatcaaaaaaattgttagagTTTAGAAGATAGGTAAAGCGCgtaaattaagaaattaaatcatttaggaaaaattagtaataagactattatagtttatagtctATAAAAATAAGGGATAGGAAGTCGAATATTATTGGAGGGATTTACGGAGTAATTAACCggggattttttttatataatattcgagCGTAGTACGAGCGCGTACGCATAAAAAACATCGCGGAACAGTGCGAGGGAAACGGGTGAGGGGATACCGTATCGGAATTTAACATGCGTAACATAGGCGGTCGAACGTTTTACgtgttattagataggtactcatCCATATCCAACGTACGTCGTGCGTTTAcgtaatttctttttattatttgtgcatgataattattttataagtaatttttacatattattaattttggtgacggtagttacaaaattattagcttataaatcaataatagtatatacatgtagAGTAAATACTGTTGGTAATTACACACGCGGATAGGATAGtaataaatttagtagatataatttattaaaaattatatatatgtaatgtttagataaatatatgtcAGAATCCGATAGTTCAGATATTGATACTAGTTCTGCGGACAgttcaataaaagttgaaaaatataaatctaggAAAGAATTAAAAGAGGCAGTTTTAAAAGACGTTGTAAAGAAAGAATTTTTAGAACAAACTAGGAAACACAtagttaaaactgaaaaaactgtTAGGAAAAATTTAGTAAGAACACATAGTTTAACAGAACAGATAGGTACCGCGCCACGTAAACAAACCGTAGGTCGTTTAGGTACTAGGTCAGACTCAAGCGTAATTCACGTGCAGTTAGAGTCAgtggttaagaaaaaaatgagtaaaatggATTTAGATAAAGCAATTGCTATGATACCTATTTGCACGGGCAAAAAGAACGTAgccgaatttataaatatctgtGAAATCGCAATTAAAGAGACAACGGAAGCAGATACACcgatcttattaaaaataattacttctaaGTTAACAGGAAATGCATTAGAAGtaacaaaatatcgaaatttagaaacatggggagcaataaaaacaatattagaagGGGCATTCGAATAAAAAGTATCGGAGAGGGCCCTATCAATAGCTTTAAACACGGCACGTATGGCCGAGGGAGAAAGTGTAGCAAAATTCGCTAGTAGAATCgaagagttatattataaactctgcGCGGCAAGTACGGTAGGTCTAGCTCAGGCCGAAGCAGATATagtgaaaaaaacaaacaaagaaaCAGGCAATGATCATATTTATGACAGGGTTACCTCATCACTTATATACAGTACTGAAAAGTCGAAATCCCAGTACATTGGAACAATGTTTCAAAACGGCGATCGATGAGATGCTCGAATATGAGTCAAAAGTAGAAATGGACAAATTGCAGAGACAAATTGGTAATGGAAAACAGGCAGACGTCAATAACGAGGAAAAACGACAAAATGGTGGTAATACAAATAACGCAGTTAATCGCGGAGGAAACGGTAATTCAAATCAAagcaatagaaataataatttcaacggGTATAACAACCGATATGTTAATCACAACAACCGCAATAACTATGGGAATAATAATCAGAGCGGATATGGCTCACACATGGTTAATCGCGGCGGTCATCGAGGCGGAAACGGCTATGGACAGAATTTCAATGGCaataatgtacaacaaaataatattaaccgagGCACCGGATGCTACACTTGTGGTAGATCTAATCACATAGCACGAGATTGCTGGAGCAATCGACCTAATGTGCAACAAAATACGTATAGCAATAATCGTGTAAACGGCACGCGCCATGCGAGCAACAACAATAATGTTCGTAGGGACAATAACAATACTCAGGGCGTACTTTGCAGTTACTGCAATAAAATAGGTCATGAAATTTCAAACTGTTATACAAAACAGAAAAACGAAAGAAGCACGTCGGGAAACGCCAACGGACCATCACCAGTGGGAGTCAGATTGGTCCAAGAAATAGTTCAAGACCCACACACAGGATTTTCCACATCACAGCAAAATTAATAGACAACCACATTACTTTAGAATCACCCAGTTTTAATaagaatcaaataaaattattagtcgATACTGGGGcggatctaaatattattaaaatgaatgcaTTAAAAGGAAACACTGAAATTaacgaaaacgaaaaaatttatttgaaaggcatcaatgaaaaaatagtttctacaataggaaaaacagaaatagaattaataattaataatgaagcattcgaaacacaattttatgttgtaaacaatatttttccgaTTCTGGCAGACggaattattgataataaatttctaatagaTAATCATGCAGTAATAGACGTCGCTAATAACAcgctaacaataaataataataaaaccggaAGCGATAGTGATATCTGTTTTACATTAAAACCGCGCTCGGAGACAAAAGTACAAATCGATATACCCGATACAgagatgaataataaaaatattttaattaataaacaagaatTAATA contains:
- the LOC132953034 gene encoding uncharacterized protein DDB_G0283357-like: MIIFMTGLPHHLYTVLKSRNPSTLEQCFKTAIDEMLEYESKVEMDKLQRQIGNGKQADVNNEEKRQNGGNTNNAVNRGGNGNSNQSNRNNNFNGYNNRYVNHNNRNNYGNNNQSGYGSHMVNRGGHRGGNGYGQNFNGNNVQQNNINRGTGCYTCGRSNHIARDCWSNRPNVQQNTYSNNRVNGTRHASNNNNVRRDNNNTQGVLCSYCNKIGHEISNCYTKQKNERSTSGNANGPSPVGVRLVQEIVQDPHTGFSTSQQN
- the LOC132951707 gene encoding uncharacterized protein LOC132951707, which codes for MNLTFIHINYGFLPTTIIQLEKQKLPLHESIVTVKSVENKLEHIIDEAGTAIKEKLKNVLKKNCGFNDLKKISSILTGESTSIEGLPEDLNGNDLAHFKYATSSDVERSFSRYKNVLTDNRRLIKIENIKKVLVIQCNTFTD